The proteins below come from a single Poecilia reticulata strain Guanapo linkage group LG5, Guppy_female_1.0+MT, whole genome shotgun sequence genomic window:
- the arhgef3 gene encoding rho guanine nucleotide exchange factor 3 isoform X4, with protein MVAGQRPGSVLGHLLTSGFSSQNHNMGKQEEESGTKRSKPVPRVAALASLLPPVRATSLKRIGQTLQFLSLQRSVSFRNESRASTLPNPPTLPPSSSSSFSTMTTRVVSATVSGPPSGTTMTRVSTATGPASKRRDSKLWSETFDIRVGATLSPKEIKRQEAIFELAQGEQDLVEDLKLAKKAYHDPMLKLSIMTEQELNQIFGTLDSLIPLHEDLLGRLRDARKPDGTTENVGHILTAWLPCLSSYTPYCSNQVQAKALLDQKKQDRRVQDFLQRCLQSPFSRKLDLWNFLDIPRSRLVKYPLLLREILKHTPNDHLDRQHLEEAMLMVQSVVADINRRTGESECQHYKDRLLYSDEGRRDELIDRSKTLSCHGELKNNRGIKLHVFLFQDILVITRSVSLNSQRVSYQLCRQPIPISQLDLEDVSDGEMRVGGSIRGAFSNNERTKNFFRVSCRSGSQLQTHCFQASDAFNKQQWINCIRQAKEAAGDQTPQTERRTEPEPGEPTDSSENSEIKNETLAKTEDLNLEDAGLFSESMMADNDGMSSVEPEMDGETESTPEPEPPADCRMDQEVETTGGKDTLNAEEEEEEEVSTDAGDNEEMICRC; from the exons ATGGTGGCAGGTCAGAGGCCCGGTTCTGTGCTGGGACACCTGCTGACCTCTGGGTTTTCCTCTCAGAACCACAACATGGGGAAACAGGAGGAG gaGTCCGGCACCAAGCGCAGCAAACCGGTTCCCAGGGTGGCGGCGCTGGCGAGCCTGCTGCCTCCGGTCAGAGCCACTTCGCTGAAGAGGATCGGCCAAACTCTGCAG tttCTGTCCCTGCAGCGCTCCGTCAGTTTCCGTAACGAGAGTCGAGCTTCAACTCTACCAAATCCTCCGactcttcctccttcttcctcctcttccttttccACGATGACGACGCGTGTCGTGTCCGCGACGGTCTCCGGCCCTCCGTCCGGCACGACCATGACGCGGGTTTCCACGGCAACAGGCCCCGCCTCCAAGCGCCGCGACAGCAAACTGTGGAGTGAGACGTTCGACATCCGAGTCGGAGCGACTCTGAGTCCAAAGGAGATAAAAAGACAAGAG GCCATTTTTGAGTTGGCTCAAGGAGAACAGGACTTGGTGGAAGACCTTAAATTGGCCAAAAAG GCGTACCACGACCCGATGCTGAAGCTGTCCATCATGACTGAGCAGGAACTGAACCAGATCTTCGGTACTCTGGACTCACTCATACCTCTGCATGAAG ATTTGCTGGGTCGGCTACGAGACGCCAGAAAACCCGACGGAACCACAGAAAATGTCGGACACATCCTGACCGCCTGG CTGCCGTGTCTCTCCTCCTACACGCCATACTGCAGCAACCAGGTTCAGGCCAAGGCCCTGCTGGACCAGAAGAAGCAGGACCGGCGGGTCCAGGACTTCTTGCAGCGCTGCCTGCAGTCTCCGTTCAGCAGGAAGTTGGACCTGTGGAACTTCCTGGACATCCCTCGCAGCCGGCTGGTGAAGTACCCGCTGCTGCTCAGAGAGATCCTGAAGCACACGCCCAACGACCACCTGGACCGGCAGCACCTGGAGGAAGCG ATGCTGATGGTGCAGAGCGTGGTGGCGGACATCAACAGGCGGACCGGAGAGTCGGAGTGTCAGCACTATAAGGACCGTCTGCTTTACTCAGATGAAGGACGGCGGGACGAACTGATCGACCGATCCAAAACGCTCAGCTGCCACGGAGAGCTGAAGAACAACAGAGGAATC AAGCTCCACGTGTTTCTGTTCCAGGACATTTTGGTGATCACCCGGTCGGTTTCGCTGAACAGCCAGCGGGTTAGCTACCAGCTCTGCCGCCAGCCAATCCCCATCAGCCAGCTGGACCTGGAGGACGTATCGGACGGCGAGATGAGAGTGGGCGGGTCCATCAGAGGGGCCTTCAGCAACAACGAGCGAA CCAAGAACTTCTTCCGGGTTTCGTGCCGGTCAGGAAGCCAGCTGCAGACGCACTGCTTCCAGGCGAGCGACGCCTTCAACAAGCAGCAGTGGATCAACTGCATCCGGCAGGCCAAGGAGGCGGCGGGAGACCAGACTCCTCAGACGGAACGGcgtacagaaccagaaccaggagaaccaACCGATTCGAGCGAAAATTCAGAAATCAAAAACGAAACTTTGGCAAAGACAGAAGATCTGAATCTGGAAGATGCTGGTTTATTCTCAGAAAGCATGATGGCCGACAATGATGGGATGTCATCAGTAGAACCAGAGATGGACGGTGAGACAGAGTcgacaccagaaccagaaccacctgCAGACTGCAGGATGGACCAAGAAGTAGAGACTACAGGTGGGAAGGACACTCTGAacgcagaggaagaggaggaggaggaagtcagCACAGACGCCGGAGACAACGAGGAAATGATCTGCAGATGCTGA
- the LOC103464319 gene encoding tripartite motif-containing protein 35-like has protein sequence MASNLEEELSCPVCRDIFKDPVLLSCSHSFCRACLSRWWRQKQIRKCPVCNCDSDRKEPTCNLVLKNTCEAFLLEREDVCQLHSEKLKLFCLDHQQPVCLICRDSKQHSGHVFRPTAEVAQDRREALRKSIMPLQEKLKLFTKVKEDLGLTAQHIHSQARLTEARIRKEFRVLQRVLRDEEEVRMAAVKEEEEQKSLKVNEKIKVLDEVMAALYDTIKSAERTLRCKDAAFLQSSSAAGTEQQRPLPELPQPTAGALMDVAKHLGNLRFNTWKKVKHVVSRTPVILDPNTAGPGLFICEDLAAVRRGSRQKLPGNPERFESEGIISASRGFTAGIHFWTVEVTDCSSWFVGVAEESFKRKKPIQLRSGLWAVCFSKEKYSYLSPGAPASFHVTGKLQAIRIHLDLERGKLSFTDPKTLKHICTFSHSWSEKMFPIFNVGGVKSMKILPSECGGPDDEE, from the coding sequence ATGGCTTCAAATTTAGAAGAGGAACTGTCCTGCCCCGTTTGTCGGGACATCTTCAAAGACCCCGTCCTCCTGTCCTGCAGCCACAGCTTCTGCAGGGCCTGTCTGAGCAGGTGGTGGAGGCAGAAACAGATCCGGAAGTGTCCGGTCTGCAACTGCGACTCCGACCGCAAGGAGCCCACGTGCAACCTGGTGCTGAAGAACACGTGCGAGGCTTTCCTCCTGGAGCGTGAAGATGTCTGCCAGCTGCACTCAGAGAAACTGAAGCTGTTCTGCTTGGACCACCAGCAGCCAGTGTGTCTCATCTGCAGGGACTCCAAGCAGCACAGCGGCCACGTCTTCCGGCCCACAGCTGAGGTGGCGCAGGACCGCAGGGAGGCGTTGCGGAAGTCCATCATGCCCCTCCAGGAGAAACTCAAGCTTTTCACAAAAGTCAAGGAAGACTTGGGCCTGACCGCCCAACACATTCACTCCCAGGCCCGACTCACCGAGGCCAGGATACGGAAGGAGTTCAGGGTGCTGCAGCGGGTTTTGCGTGATGAAGAGGAGGTCAGGATGGCTGCggtgaaggaggaagaagagcagaaGAGTCTGAAGGTGAACGAGAAGATTAAGGTTCTAGACGAAGTCATGGCTGCTCTTTACGACACCATCAAATCTGCAGAGAGGACGCTGAGATGTAAAGATGCTGCGTTCCTGCAGAGCTCCAGCGCTGCAGGAACGGAgcagcagcgccccctgccggaGCTGCCCCAGCCGACTGCAGGAGCATTAATGGATGTGGCCAAACACCTGGGCAACCTGCGCTTTAATACCTGGAAGAAGGTCAAACACGTGGTGTCCCGTACGCCAGTGATTTTGGACCCAAACACGGCCGGACCGGGGCTTTTCATCTGTGAGGATCTCGCTGCGGTGAGGCGGGGAAGCAGACAGAAACTTCCTGGGAATCCCGAGAGGTTTGAGTCGGAGGGGATCATTTCGGCCTCCAGGGGCTTCACTGCGGGCATCCACTTCTGGACCGTGGAGGTGACAGACTGCAGCAGCTGGTTCGTTGGCGTTGCAGAAGAGTCGTTCAAAAGGAAGAAACCGATTCAGTTAAGGTCAGGATTGtgggctgtttgtttttccaaagaaaaatattcctaCTTGTCCCCAGGAGCGCCCGCCAGCTTCCACGTTACAGGAAAGCTGCAGGCTATCCGGATCCATCTGGACCTGGAGAGGGGAAAACTGTCCTTTACCGACCCAAAAACCCTCAAGCACATCTGCACCTTCTCACACAGCTGgtctgagaaaatgtttccGATCTTTAACGTGGGAG
- the arhgef3 gene encoding rho guanine nucleotide exchange factor 3 isoform X2, which translates to MWRRTGRTADVTLGNQEGDLEEEEQQTDKFCGGGVNLVLMMGCCLFVYYRKKRKQSSRDADALSLCSLDINESGTKRSKPVPRVAALASLLPPVRATSLKRIGQTLQRSVSFRNESRASTLPNPPTLPPSSSSSFSTMTTRVVSATVSGPPSGTTMTRVSTATGPASKRRDSKLWSETFDIRVGATLSPKEIKRQEAIFELAQGEQDLVEDLKLAKKAYHDPMLKLSIMTEQELNQIFGTLDSLIPLHEDLLGRLRDARKPDGTTENVGHILTAWLPCLSSYTPYCSNQVQAKALLDQKKQDRRVQDFLQRCLQSPFSRKLDLWNFLDIPRSRLVKYPLLLREILKHTPNDHLDRQHLEEAMLMVQSVVADINRRTGESECQHYKDRLLYSDEGRRDELIDRSKTLSCHGELKNNRGIKLHVFLFQDILVITRSVSLNSQRVSYQLCRQPIPISQLDLEDVSDGEMRVGGSIRGAFSNNERTKNFFRVSCRSGSQLQTHCFQASDAFNKQQWINCIRQAKEAAGDQTPQTERRTEPEPGEPTDSSENSEIKNETLAKTEDLNLEDAGLFSESMMADNDGMSSVEPEMDGETESTPEPEPPADCRMDQEVETTGGKDTLNAEEEEEEEVSTDAGDNEEMICRC; encoded by the exons ATGTGGAGGAGAACAGGGAGGACAGCTGATGTGACTTTGGGGAACCAAGAAGGTGacctggaggaagaggagcagcagaccGACAAGTTCTGTGGTGGAGGAGTAAATCTGGTGCTGATGATGGGCTGCTGCCTCTTTGTTTACTATCGG aagaagagaaagcagagcagcagagatgcaGACGCCCTCAGCCTCTGCAGTCTGGACATCAAT gaGTCCGGCACCAAGCGCAGCAAACCGGTTCCCAGGGTGGCGGCGCTGGCGAGCCTGCTGCCTCCGGTCAGAGCCACTTCGCTGAAGAGGATCGGCCAAACTCTGCAG CGCTCCGTCAGTTTCCGTAACGAGAGTCGAGCTTCAACTCTACCAAATCCTCCGactcttcctccttcttcctcctcttccttttccACGATGACGACGCGTGTCGTGTCCGCGACGGTCTCCGGCCCTCCGTCCGGCACGACCATGACGCGGGTTTCCACGGCAACAGGCCCCGCCTCCAAGCGCCGCGACAGCAAACTGTGGAGTGAGACGTTCGACATCCGAGTCGGAGCGACTCTGAGTCCAAAGGAGATAAAAAGACAAGAG GCCATTTTTGAGTTGGCTCAAGGAGAACAGGACTTGGTGGAAGACCTTAAATTGGCCAAAAAG GCGTACCACGACCCGATGCTGAAGCTGTCCATCATGACTGAGCAGGAACTGAACCAGATCTTCGGTACTCTGGACTCACTCATACCTCTGCATGAAG ATTTGCTGGGTCGGCTACGAGACGCCAGAAAACCCGACGGAACCACAGAAAATGTCGGACACATCCTGACCGCCTGG CTGCCGTGTCTCTCCTCCTACACGCCATACTGCAGCAACCAGGTTCAGGCCAAGGCCCTGCTGGACCAGAAGAAGCAGGACCGGCGGGTCCAGGACTTCTTGCAGCGCTGCCTGCAGTCTCCGTTCAGCAGGAAGTTGGACCTGTGGAACTTCCTGGACATCCCTCGCAGCCGGCTGGTGAAGTACCCGCTGCTGCTCAGAGAGATCCTGAAGCACACGCCCAACGACCACCTGGACCGGCAGCACCTGGAGGAAGCG ATGCTGATGGTGCAGAGCGTGGTGGCGGACATCAACAGGCGGACCGGAGAGTCGGAGTGTCAGCACTATAAGGACCGTCTGCTTTACTCAGATGAAGGACGGCGGGACGAACTGATCGACCGATCCAAAACGCTCAGCTGCCACGGAGAGCTGAAGAACAACAGAGGAATC AAGCTCCACGTGTTTCTGTTCCAGGACATTTTGGTGATCACCCGGTCGGTTTCGCTGAACAGCCAGCGGGTTAGCTACCAGCTCTGCCGCCAGCCAATCCCCATCAGCCAGCTGGACCTGGAGGACGTATCGGACGGCGAGATGAGAGTGGGCGGGTCCATCAGAGGGGCCTTCAGCAACAACGAGCGAA CCAAGAACTTCTTCCGGGTTTCGTGCCGGTCAGGAAGCCAGCTGCAGACGCACTGCTTCCAGGCGAGCGACGCCTTCAACAAGCAGCAGTGGATCAACTGCATCCGGCAGGCCAAGGAGGCGGCGGGAGACCAGACTCCTCAGACGGAACGGcgtacagaaccagaaccaggagaaccaACCGATTCGAGCGAAAATTCAGAAATCAAAAACGAAACTTTGGCAAAGACAGAAGATCTGAATCTGGAAGATGCTGGTTTATTCTCAGAAAGCATGATGGCCGACAATGATGGGATGTCATCAGTAGAACCAGAGATGGACGGTGAGACAGAGTcgacaccagaaccagaaccacctgCAGACTGCAGGATGGACCAAGAAGTAGAGACTACAGGTGGGAAGGACACTCTGAacgcagaggaagaggaggaggaggaagtcagCACAGACGCCGGAGACAACGAGGAAATGATCTGCAGATGCTGA
- the arhgef3 gene encoding rho guanine nucleotide exchange factor 3 isoform X1, with protein sequence MWRRTGRTADVTLGNQEGDLEEEEQQTDKFCGGGVNLVLMMGCCLFVYYRKKRKQSSRDADALSLCSLDINESGTKRSKPVPRVAALASLLPPVRATSLKRIGQTLQFLSLQRSVSFRNESRASTLPNPPTLPPSSSSSFSTMTTRVVSATVSGPPSGTTMTRVSTATGPASKRRDSKLWSETFDIRVGATLSPKEIKRQEAIFELAQGEQDLVEDLKLAKKAYHDPMLKLSIMTEQELNQIFGTLDSLIPLHEDLLGRLRDARKPDGTTENVGHILTAWLPCLSSYTPYCSNQVQAKALLDQKKQDRRVQDFLQRCLQSPFSRKLDLWNFLDIPRSRLVKYPLLLREILKHTPNDHLDRQHLEEAMLMVQSVVADINRRTGESECQHYKDRLLYSDEGRRDELIDRSKTLSCHGELKNNRGIKLHVFLFQDILVITRSVSLNSQRVSYQLCRQPIPISQLDLEDVSDGEMRVGGSIRGAFSNNERTKNFFRVSCRSGSQLQTHCFQASDAFNKQQWINCIRQAKEAAGDQTPQTERRTEPEPGEPTDSSENSEIKNETLAKTEDLNLEDAGLFSESMMADNDGMSSVEPEMDGETESTPEPEPPADCRMDQEVETTGGKDTLNAEEEEEEEVSTDAGDNEEMICRC encoded by the exons ATGTGGAGGAGAACAGGGAGGACAGCTGATGTGACTTTGGGGAACCAAGAAGGTGacctggaggaagaggagcagcagaccGACAAGTTCTGTGGTGGAGGAGTAAATCTGGTGCTGATGATGGGCTGCTGCCTCTTTGTTTACTATCGG aagaagagaaagcagagcagcagagatgcaGACGCCCTCAGCCTCTGCAGTCTGGACATCAAT gaGTCCGGCACCAAGCGCAGCAAACCGGTTCCCAGGGTGGCGGCGCTGGCGAGCCTGCTGCCTCCGGTCAGAGCCACTTCGCTGAAGAGGATCGGCCAAACTCTGCAG tttCTGTCCCTGCAGCGCTCCGTCAGTTTCCGTAACGAGAGTCGAGCTTCAACTCTACCAAATCCTCCGactcttcctccttcttcctcctcttccttttccACGATGACGACGCGTGTCGTGTCCGCGACGGTCTCCGGCCCTCCGTCCGGCACGACCATGACGCGGGTTTCCACGGCAACAGGCCCCGCCTCCAAGCGCCGCGACAGCAAACTGTGGAGTGAGACGTTCGACATCCGAGTCGGAGCGACTCTGAGTCCAAAGGAGATAAAAAGACAAGAG GCCATTTTTGAGTTGGCTCAAGGAGAACAGGACTTGGTGGAAGACCTTAAATTGGCCAAAAAG GCGTACCACGACCCGATGCTGAAGCTGTCCATCATGACTGAGCAGGAACTGAACCAGATCTTCGGTACTCTGGACTCACTCATACCTCTGCATGAAG ATTTGCTGGGTCGGCTACGAGACGCCAGAAAACCCGACGGAACCACAGAAAATGTCGGACACATCCTGACCGCCTGG CTGCCGTGTCTCTCCTCCTACACGCCATACTGCAGCAACCAGGTTCAGGCCAAGGCCCTGCTGGACCAGAAGAAGCAGGACCGGCGGGTCCAGGACTTCTTGCAGCGCTGCCTGCAGTCTCCGTTCAGCAGGAAGTTGGACCTGTGGAACTTCCTGGACATCCCTCGCAGCCGGCTGGTGAAGTACCCGCTGCTGCTCAGAGAGATCCTGAAGCACACGCCCAACGACCACCTGGACCGGCAGCACCTGGAGGAAGCG ATGCTGATGGTGCAGAGCGTGGTGGCGGACATCAACAGGCGGACCGGAGAGTCGGAGTGTCAGCACTATAAGGACCGTCTGCTTTACTCAGATGAAGGACGGCGGGACGAACTGATCGACCGATCCAAAACGCTCAGCTGCCACGGAGAGCTGAAGAACAACAGAGGAATC AAGCTCCACGTGTTTCTGTTCCAGGACATTTTGGTGATCACCCGGTCGGTTTCGCTGAACAGCCAGCGGGTTAGCTACCAGCTCTGCCGCCAGCCAATCCCCATCAGCCAGCTGGACCTGGAGGACGTATCGGACGGCGAGATGAGAGTGGGCGGGTCCATCAGAGGGGCCTTCAGCAACAACGAGCGAA CCAAGAACTTCTTCCGGGTTTCGTGCCGGTCAGGAAGCCAGCTGCAGACGCACTGCTTCCAGGCGAGCGACGCCTTCAACAAGCAGCAGTGGATCAACTGCATCCGGCAGGCCAAGGAGGCGGCGGGAGACCAGACTCCTCAGACGGAACGGcgtacagaaccagaaccaggagaaccaACCGATTCGAGCGAAAATTCAGAAATCAAAAACGAAACTTTGGCAAAGACAGAAGATCTGAATCTGGAAGATGCTGGTTTATTCTCAGAAAGCATGATGGCCGACAATGATGGGATGTCATCAGTAGAACCAGAGATGGACGGTGAGACAGAGTcgacaccagaaccagaaccacctgCAGACTGCAGGATGGACCAAGAAGTAGAGACTACAGGTGGGAAGGACACTCTGAacgcagaggaagaggaggaggaggaagtcagCACAGACGCCGGAGACAACGAGGAAATGATCTGCAGATGCTGA
- the arhgef3 gene encoding rho guanine nucleotide exchange factor 3 isoform X3, which produces MVTICFLCDPQKKRKQSSRDADALSLCSLDINESGTKRSKPVPRVAALASLLPPVRATSLKRIGQTLQFLSLQRSVSFRNESRASTLPNPPTLPPSSSSSFSTMTTRVVSATVSGPPSGTTMTRVSTATGPASKRRDSKLWSETFDIRVGATLSPKEIKRQEAIFELAQGEQDLVEDLKLAKKAYHDPMLKLSIMTEQELNQIFGTLDSLIPLHEDLLGRLRDARKPDGTTENVGHILTAWLPCLSSYTPYCSNQVQAKALLDQKKQDRRVQDFLQRCLQSPFSRKLDLWNFLDIPRSRLVKYPLLLREILKHTPNDHLDRQHLEEAMLMVQSVVADINRRTGESECQHYKDRLLYSDEGRRDELIDRSKTLSCHGELKNNRGIKLHVFLFQDILVITRSVSLNSQRVSYQLCRQPIPISQLDLEDVSDGEMRVGGSIRGAFSNNERTKNFFRVSCRSGSQLQTHCFQASDAFNKQQWINCIRQAKEAAGDQTPQTERRTEPEPGEPTDSSENSEIKNETLAKTEDLNLEDAGLFSESMMADNDGMSSVEPEMDGETESTPEPEPPADCRMDQEVETTGGKDTLNAEEEEEEEVSTDAGDNEEMICRC; this is translated from the exons ATGGTTACGATTTGCTTCCTCTGTGATCCACAG aagaagagaaagcagagcagcagagatgcaGACGCCCTCAGCCTCTGCAGTCTGGACATCAAT gaGTCCGGCACCAAGCGCAGCAAACCGGTTCCCAGGGTGGCGGCGCTGGCGAGCCTGCTGCCTCCGGTCAGAGCCACTTCGCTGAAGAGGATCGGCCAAACTCTGCAG tttCTGTCCCTGCAGCGCTCCGTCAGTTTCCGTAACGAGAGTCGAGCTTCAACTCTACCAAATCCTCCGactcttcctccttcttcctcctcttccttttccACGATGACGACGCGTGTCGTGTCCGCGACGGTCTCCGGCCCTCCGTCCGGCACGACCATGACGCGGGTTTCCACGGCAACAGGCCCCGCCTCCAAGCGCCGCGACAGCAAACTGTGGAGTGAGACGTTCGACATCCGAGTCGGAGCGACTCTGAGTCCAAAGGAGATAAAAAGACAAGAG GCCATTTTTGAGTTGGCTCAAGGAGAACAGGACTTGGTGGAAGACCTTAAATTGGCCAAAAAG GCGTACCACGACCCGATGCTGAAGCTGTCCATCATGACTGAGCAGGAACTGAACCAGATCTTCGGTACTCTGGACTCACTCATACCTCTGCATGAAG ATTTGCTGGGTCGGCTACGAGACGCCAGAAAACCCGACGGAACCACAGAAAATGTCGGACACATCCTGACCGCCTGG CTGCCGTGTCTCTCCTCCTACACGCCATACTGCAGCAACCAGGTTCAGGCCAAGGCCCTGCTGGACCAGAAGAAGCAGGACCGGCGGGTCCAGGACTTCTTGCAGCGCTGCCTGCAGTCTCCGTTCAGCAGGAAGTTGGACCTGTGGAACTTCCTGGACATCCCTCGCAGCCGGCTGGTGAAGTACCCGCTGCTGCTCAGAGAGATCCTGAAGCACACGCCCAACGACCACCTGGACCGGCAGCACCTGGAGGAAGCG ATGCTGATGGTGCAGAGCGTGGTGGCGGACATCAACAGGCGGACCGGAGAGTCGGAGTGTCAGCACTATAAGGACCGTCTGCTTTACTCAGATGAAGGACGGCGGGACGAACTGATCGACCGATCCAAAACGCTCAGCTGCCACGGAGAGCTGAAGAACAACAGAGGAATC AAGCTCCACGTGTTTCTGTTCCAGGACATTTTGGTGATCACCCGGTCGGTTTCGCTGAACAGCCAGCGGGTTAGCTACCAGCTCTGCCGCCAGCCAATCCCCATCAGCCAGCTGGACCTGGAGGACGTATCGGACGGCGAGATGAGAGTGGGCGGGTCCATCAGAGGGGCCTTCAGCAACAACGAGCGAA CCAAGAACTTCTTCCGGGTTTCGTGCCGGTCAGGAAGCCAGCTGCAGACGCACTGCTTCCAGGCGAGCGACGCCTTCAACAAGCAGCAGTGGATCAACTGCATCCGGCAGGCCAAGGAGGCGGCGGGAGACCAGACTCCTCAGACGGAACGGcgtacagaaccagaaccaggagaaccaACCGATTCGAGCGAAAATTCAGAAATCAAAAACGAAACTTTGGCAAAGACAGAAGATCTGAATCTGGAAGATGCTGGTTTATTCTCAGAAAGCATGATGGCCGACAATGATGGGATGTCATCAGTAGAACCAGAGATGGACGGTGAGACAGAGTcgacaccagaaccagaaccacctgCAGACTGCAGGATGGACCAAGAAGTAGAGACTACAGGTGGGAAGGACACTCTGAacgcagaggaagaggaggaggaggaagtcagCACAGACGCCGGAGACAACGAGGAAATGATCTGCAGATGCTGA
- the arhgef3 gene encoding rho guanine nucleotide exchange factor 3 isoform X5 translates to MVAGQRPGSVLGHLLTSGFSSQNHNMGKQEEESGTKRSKPVPRVAALASLLPPVRATSLKRIGQTLQRSVSFRNESRASTLPNPPTLPPSSSSSFSTMTTRVVSATVSGPPSGTTMTRVSTATGPASKRRDSKLWSETFDIRVGATLSPKEIKRQEAIFELAQGEQDLVEDLKLAKKAYHDPMLKLSIMTEQELNQIFGTLDSLIPLHEDLLGRLRDARKPDGTTENVGHILTAWLPCLSSYTPYCSNQVQAKALLDQKKQDRRVQDFLQRCLQSPFSRKLDLWNFLDIPRSRLVKYPLLLREILKHTPNDHLDRQHLEEAMLMVQSVVADINRRTGESECQHYKDRLLYSDEGRRDELIDRSKTLSCHGELKNNRGIKLHVFLFQDILVITRSVSLNSQRVSYQLCRQPIPISQLDLEDVSDGEMRVGGSIRGAFSNNERTKNFFRVSCRSGSQLQTHCFQASDAFNKQQWINCIRQAKEAAGDQTPQTERRTEPEPGEPTDSSENSEIKNETLAKTEDLNLEDAGLFSESMMADNDGMSSVEPEMDGETESTPEPEPPADCRMDQEVETTGGKDTLNAEEEEEEEVSTDAGDNEEMICRC, encoded by the exons ATGGTGGCAGGTCAGAGGCCCGGTTCTGTGCTGGGACACCTGCTGACCTCTGGGTTTTCCTCTCAGAACCACAACATGGGGAAACAGGAGGAG gaGTCCGGCACCAAGCGCAGCAAACCGGTTCCCAGGGTGGCGGCGCTGGCGAGCCTGCTGCCTCCGGTCAGAGCCACTTCGCTGAAGAGGATCGGCCAAACTCTGCAG CGCTCCGTCAGTTTCCGTAACGAGAGTCGAGCTTCAACTCTACCAAATCCTCCGactcttcctccttcttcctcctcttccttttccACGATGACGACGCGTGTCGTGTCCGCGACGGTCTCCGGCCCTCCGTCCGGCACGACCATGACGCGGGTTTCCACGGCAACAGGCCCCGCCTCCAAGCGCCGCGACAGCAAACTGTGGAGTGAGACGTTCGACATCCGAGTCGGAGCGACTCTGAGTCCAAAGGAGATAAAAAGACAAGAG GCCATTTTTGAGTTGGCTCAAGGAGAACAGGACTTGGTGGAAGACCTTAAATTGGCCAAAAAG GCGTACCACGACCCGATGCTGAAGCTGTCCATCATGACTGAGCAGGAACTGAACCAGATCTTCGGTACTCTGGACTCACTCATACCTCTGCATGAAG ATTTGCTGGGTCGGCTACGAGACGCCAGAAAACCCGACGGAACCACAGAAAATGTCGGACACATCCTGACCGCCTGG CTGCCGTGTCTCTCCTCCTACACGCCATACTGCAGCAACCAGGTTCAGGCCAAGGCCCTGCTGGACCAGAAGAAGCAGGACCGGCGGGTCCAGGACTTCTTGCAGCGCTGCCTGCAGTCTCCGTTCAGCAGGAAGTTGGACCTGTGGAACTTCCTGGACATCCCTCGCAGCCGGCTGGTGAAGTACCCGCTGCTGCTCAGAGAGATCCTGAAGCACACGCCCAACGACCACCTGGACCGGCAGCACCTGGAGGAAGCG ATGCTGATGGTGCAGAGCGTGGTGGCGGACATCAACAGGCGGACCGGAGAGTCGGAGTGTCAGCACTATAAGGACCGTCTGCTTTACTCAGATGAAGGACGGCGGGACGAACTGATCGACCGATCCAAAACGCTCAGCTGCCACGGAGAGCTGAAGAACAACAGAGGAATC AAGCTCCACGTGTTTCTGTTCCAGGACATTTTGGTGATCACCCGGTCGGTTTCGCTGAACAGCCAGCGGGTTAGCTACCAGCTCTGCCGCCAGCCAATCCCCATCAGCCAGCTGGACCTGGAGGACGTATCGGACGGCGAGATGAGAGTGGGCGGGTCCATCAGAGGGGCCTTCAGCAACAACGAGCGAA CCAAGAACTTCTTCCGGGTTTCGTGCCGGTCAGGAAGCCAGCTGCAGACGCACTGCTTCCAGGCGAGCGACGCCTTCAACAAGCAGCAGTGGATCAACTGCATCCGGCAGGCCAAGGAGGCGGCGGGAGACCAGACTCCTCAGACGGAACGGcgtacagaaccagaaccaggagaaccaACCGATTCGAGCGAAAATTCAGAAATCAAAAACGAAACTTTGGCAAAGACAGAAGATCTGAATCTGGAAGATGCTGGTTTATTCTCAGAAAGCATGATGGCCGACAATGATGGGATGTCATCAGTAGAACCAGAGATGGACGGTGAGACAGAGTcgacaccagaaccagaaccacctgCAGACTGCAGGATGGACCAAGAAGTAGAGACTACAGGTGGGAAGGACACTCTGAacgcagaggaagaggaggaggaggaagtcagCACAGACGCCGGAGACAACGAGGAAATGATCTGCAGATGCTGA